Proteins from a genomic interval of Paenibacillus sp. RC334:
- a CDS encoding GtrA family protein, with protein sequence MIRRSYLKYPIIKYGIVGLLGTGIHVGVLVLLVELFRVPAVTATTIGFVVTLLVSYVLNRNWTFEPTGEGSRTQFLKYLLVCSCGLLLNAGLMYATIHWIGWSYLIGEVLTTIIVPVHNYIWNRYWIFSVPQQRQKETS encoded by the coding sequence ATGATCAGACGTTCATATCTAAAGTATCCAATCATTAAATATGGCATTGTGGGGCTGCTGGGTACAGGTATCCATGTCGGTGTACTTGTACTGCTGGTGGAACTGTTCAGGGTGCCTGCGGTAACGGCTACTACGATCGGATTCGTAGTCACGCTGCTTGTATCGTATGTGCTGAACCGGAACTGGACATTCGAGCCTACCGGGGAGGGGAGTCGCACCCAGTTTCTTAAATATTTGTTGGTCTGCTCCTGTGGCCTGCTCTTGAATGCAGGTCTGATGTACGCAACCATTCACTGGATCGGCTGGTCGTATCTGATCGGTGAGGTACTGACCACCATCATCGTGCCCGTTCACAATTATATCTGGAATCGCTATTGGATTTTCTCCGTTCCACAACAGCGTCAGAAAGAGACTTCATAA
- a CDS encoding glycosyltransferase family 2 protein: METKTPFLSVVIPMYNESSHLERSLKVIDGVLSVVTSRYELIVIDDGSRDDTWLKLSELSRRMPSLLALRLSRNFGKELALCAGLENASGDAIIVMDGDLQHPPEMIGEMVRLWQDEGYDLVECVKEFRGEESVGKKFGASLFYATLNRLTGFNLKDASDYKLLDRRVVDAWMAMPERIPFFRGMTAWLGFRKTQISFRVAPREEGPSRWSPLGLVRLAAEAIVSFSTVPLRVVSLMGLIFMLISVILGIQTLAHKLTGTAVTGFTTVILLLLIIGSVLMLSIGVVGEYIAAIYHEVKARPRYLIADKRANADRLWVDREFNQHDQTFISKVSNH, encoded by the coding sequence ATGGAGACAAAAACACCTTTTTTATCTGTTGTCATTCCCATGTATAATGAAAGCTCACATCTGGAGCGTTCACTCAAGGTGATTGATGGGGTGCTGTCTGTGGTCACTTCACGCTATGAGCTGATTGTCATAGATGACGGTTCCAGAGACGATACGTGGCTCAAGCTGTCCGAATTGTCCCGTCGTATGCCTTCTCTGCTCGCACTTCGGCTCAGCCGGAACTTCGGCAAGGAGCTAGCGCTGTGCGCAGGTCTGGAAAACGCCTCCGGCGATGCCATCATCGTCATGGACGGAGATTTGCAGCATCCTCCTGAGATGATTGGGGAAATGGTGCGTTTATGGCAGGATGAGGGTTACGATCTGGTCGAATGTGTGAAGGAATTCCGTGGAGAAGAGTCGGTAGGCAAAAAGTTTGGGGCTTCATTGTTCTACGCGACCTTGAACCGTTTGACGGGCTTTAACCTCAAAGATGCCTCGGATTATAAGCTGCTGGATCGCCGGGTGGTGGATGCCTGGATGGCGATGCCTGAACGGATTCCATTTTTTCGCGGGATGACGGCCTGGCTTGGTTTCCGCAAAACCCAGATTTCGTTCCGGGTGGCTCCTCGGGAGGAGGGCCCCAGTCGCTGGAGTCCGTTGGGACTGGTTCGGCTGGCAGCGGAAGCAATAGTTTCGTTTTCAACCGTGCCGTTGCGGGTAGTAAGTTTAATGGGACTCATTTTTATGCTGATTTCAGTTATATTGGGAATTCAAACCTTGGCGCACAAATTAACGGGTACCGCTGTGACCGGTTTTACAACTGTTATTTTGCTGCTCTTGATTATCGGCAGTGTATTGATGCTGTCCATCGGAGTGGTAGGAGAATATATCGCCGCCATATATCACGAAGTCAAAGCCAGACCTCGTTATCTGATTGCAGACAAACGAGCGAACGCTGACCGATTGTGGGTGGACAGGGAGTTTAATCAACATGATCAGACGTTCATATCTAAAGTATCCAATCATTAA